One region of Eupeodes corollae chromosome 1, idEupCoro1.1, whole genome shotgun sequence genomic DNA includes:
- the LOC129940621 gene encoding zinc finger BED domain-containing protein 4-like: protein MAMRRRKTSILWDHFSETEKEKAKCNYCKEVICFSSGSLGNLSRHLNRKHAGISIRPLERQPVITPSASATPETASASPNPGVINVDNENGVSHRARQSQTQLQSRSVQQKMDSFTERPLSQQKQSKIDQQLITMIAKEYHPLRLVEEPQFGKFVSLLCPAYRLPTRKTLSQNLLPQLFLKLEQEVKTKIENAPAICLTTDAWTSINNQSFIAVTAHYIDSESAQLCSNLLGCTEYNQSHSSDNMCAFLKDQISKWKIDQKVGAIVSDNAKNILSAVQKGNWRSIGCFAHLLNLVVQAALQNIEDTLKKVKSVVEFFKRSTQALYKLKEIQSQMDLPTLKLKQDVPTRWNSTYDMLDRILKIKNAVIATLAIVRNELSLNNEDWDILERILPILKIFLDITVEISSEKNVSLSKVIVYCRLLKFEISRFTEQLSDPQIPECVRKFVKKIQEEVQSRFNNLEKNFLYAEATIFDPRFKNKGFRDNMNFKSAFDKLKQKVASQQQRSFQIQTASSTSPVEEVVAVASISSSTSANASIWDAFDKEISSLVPENTVAAGIIELEKYLNEPPLKRTENPLIWWNARKCVYPILYRYMLKRLNLVATSVPCERTFSKAGMILTDKRSRLSASKASQLLFISSNM, encoded by the coding sequence atggccATGCGTAGAAGAAAAACCAGTATTTTATGGGACCATTTTTCTGagactgaaaaagaaaaagctaaGTGCAATTATTGCAAGGAAGTGATATGTTTTTCTTCGGGAAGTTTAGGGAATTTAAGCAGGCATCTAAATAGAAAGCACGCTGGGATTTCTATCAGACCATTAGAGCGCCAGCCTGTGATAACACCGAGCGCATCGGCAACACCGGAAACAGCCTCGGCATCACCGAATCCAGGAGTCATAAATGTTGACAACGAAAATGGTGTTTCTCACCGTGCGCGTCAATCTCAGACTCAACTGCAATCCCGATCAGTCCAGCAAAAAATGGATTCATTTACTGAAAGACCTCTTTCGCAACAAAAACAATCGAAAATTGACCAACAACTTATAACTATGATAGCCAAAGAATACCACCCATTGCGGTTAGTTGAGGAACCTCAGTTTGGGAAATTTGTGTCACTTTTATGCCCTGCATACAGACTCccaacaagaaaaactttgtcCCAAAATCTCTTGCCTCAGCTTTTTCTCAAGCTAGAGCAAGAAGTTAAGACCAAAATTGAGAACGCTCCAGCAATTTGTCTGACAACTGATGCATGGACATCAATAAACAATCAAAGTTTTATTGCTGTTACTGCCCATTATATTGATTCAGAAAGTGCACAACTGTGCTCCAATTTACTTGGTTGTACTGAATACAACCAAAGCCACAGCAGTGACAATATGTGCGCTTTTTTAAAGGACCAAATTTCGAAATGGAAGATCGACCAAAAAGTTGGAGCAATTGTTAGCGACAATGCCAAAAACATTCTTTCCGCAGTTCAAAAAGGGAATTGGCGGTCCATAGGTTGTTTTGCTCACTTATTAAACTTAGTGGTACAAGCTGCACTTCAAAACATTGAAGACAcactaaaaaaagttaaaagtgttGTTGAGTTCTTTAAGAGAAGCACACAAGCCCTATATAAATTAAAAGAGATTCAATCTCAAATGGATTTGCCCACCTTAAAATTGAAGCAAGACGTTCCAACACGATGGAACTCTACATACGACATGCTGGatcgtattttaaaaataaaaaatgctgttattgCTACATTAGCAATTGTAAGAAATGAGCTTTCCTTAAACAATGAAGATTGGGATATCTTAGAGAGAATtcttccaattttaaaaatatttttggacataACGGTCGAGATATcctctgaaaaaaatgtaagcctTTCGAAGGTCATTGTTTACTGccgacttttaaaatttgaaataagccGTTTTACAGAACAGCTTTCCGATCCCCAAATTCCGGAATGTGTCCgcaaatttgtgaagaaaattcAAGAAGAAGTTCAAAGCCGTTTCAACAACTTGGAAAAGAATTTTCTTTACGCCGAGGCTACAATATTTGACCCGAGGTTTAAAAACAAAGGTTTCCGAGATAACATGAATTTTAAATCAGCCTTTGACAAACTAAAACAGAAAGTTGCATCTCAACAGCAGCgttcttttcaaattcaaaccGCATCTTCTACTTCTCCTGTTGAGGAAGTAGTTGCAGTTGCATCGatttcatcatcaacatcagcaaATGCATCTATTTGGGATGCTTTCGACAAAGAAATTTCAAGTTTAGTACCAGAAAACACAGTAGCTGCTGGGATAAttgaacttgaaaaatatttaaacgaacCACCACTCAAGAGGACGGAAAACCCTTTAATTTGGTGGAATGCCAGAAAATGTGTTTACCCAATTTTGTACCGGTATATGTTAAAAAGGCTTAATTTGGTAGCAACATCTGTTCCTTGCGAACGAACTTTTTCGAAAGCCGGAATGATCCTTACCGATAAACGTAGCCGTTTGTCGGCCAGCAAGGCATCACAATTACTTTTTATTAGCAGCAATATGTAA